The following coding sequences lie in one uncultured Mailhella sp. genomic window:
- the hrpB gene encoding ATP-dependent helicase HrpB, protein MPVESSFPALLDALRTHNRALLVAPPGSGKTTRVPLMLMEHMQGSILMLEPRRLAARSAARYMAASLGESAGRRVGYRVRLESRVSRETRVEIITEGILTRRLVSDPELSGVSCVIFDEFHERSLQADTALALCLEAQEALRPDLKILVMSATLDAEELSSLLAPCPVIRAEGRMWPVDIRYSPCPAGSGSFGTFSGREALLAHTASTVKRMLSEEQGSMLVFLPGQGEIRRVADMLASLPDNVSLHPLYGDLSAAEQDAAIAPAAPGKRKVVLATSIAETSLTIEGVRVVVDCGLSRTARFSPATGMSALITVRVTQDAADQRAGRAGRVEPGICVRLWHEGDVLLPSRRPEILDADLAPFLLDVLAWGSLPQELPLLTPAPEASLAQARQTLELLGAVRESNGRSALSSHGEALARMPMHPRLAHMALLAGEHLPLAAALAALVEERSSGSGCDVRPRLAELRRSTRLRRAAEQIYSLSGGKGAFPASDVFRDEESAGAMLSLAWPERMAQRRERGKFRLASGRGAELPPEDALADAPFLAVAAMDGGAQGTGRIHLAAPLDKNTLEELHGDLLREEDVVRWDDRTETVLARRRTLLGSLVLSDEPLRGRDLPADKVLSAVTQAVADLGPACLPWTKELREWQARVLLMRRMDGEQWPDVSDEALMTALKSSPLDNWLSPWLSGVTRRAQFSSIDLAGALHALLPFAEARRLEREAPEHLRVPSGSLVRIDYLPEGGPVLAVKLQEMFGQQDTPAVCGGRCPLTVHLLSPAGRPLQVTRDLAGFWRGAYAAVRAEMRGRYPKHPWPEDPLAAIPTKKTKKALERG, encoded by the coding sequence ATGCCTGTCGAATCTTCCTTTCCCGCCCTTCTTGACGCCCTCCGCACCCACAACCGCGCTCTGCTCGTCGCGCCTCCCGGTTCAGGCAAGACCACGCGCGTGCCCCTCATGCTCATGGAGCACATGCAGGGCTCCATCCTCATGCTGGAGCCCCGTCGGCTGGCCGCGCGTTCCGCCGCCCGCTACATGGCCGCCTCTCTCGGGGAATCTGCGGGGCGGCGCGTCGGCTACCGCGTCCGCCTGGAAAGCCGCGTGAGCCGTGAAACCCGCGTGGAAATCATCACCGAAGGCATACTGACCCGCCGTCTCGTGTCCGATCCCGAGCTCTCCGGCGTCTCCTGCGTCATTTTCGACGAATTTCATGAACGCTCCCTGCAGGCGGACACGGCCCTCGCCCTCTGCCTTGAAGCGCAGGAAGCGCTGCGCCCCGATCTCAAGATTCTCGTCATGTCGGCCACGCTGGACGCGGAAGAGCTCTCTTCGCTGCTTGCCCCCTGCCCCGTGATCCGCGCCGAAGGCAGAATGTGGCCCGTGGACATCCGCTATTCCCCCTGCCCTGCTGGCTCCGGCTCCTTCGGCACTTTTTCCGGCCGCGAGGCACTGCTTGCCCACACGGCCTCCACGGTGAAGCGGATGCTGAGCGAAGAACAAGGCTCCATGCTCGTGTTCCTGCCCGGTCAGGGAGAGATTCGCCGCGTGGCGGACATGCTCGCCAGTCTGCCCGACAACGTTTCCCTGCATCCGCTCTACGGCGATCTTTCCGCCGCCGAACAGGACGCCGCCATAGCGCCCGCCGCGCCCGGCAAGCGCAAGGTGGTGCTTGCCACCTCCATTGCGGAAACCAGCCTCACCATCGAGGGCGTGCGCGTGGTGGTGGACTGCGGCCTCTCCCGCACGGCGCGCTTTTCTCCGGCCACGGGCATGAGCGCGCTCATCACCGTTCGCGTGACGCAGGACGCCGCCGATCAGCGCGCAGGCCGCGCAGGCCGCGTGGAGCCCGGAATCTGCGTGCGCCTCTGGCATGAAGGCGACGTGCTTCTGCCCTCGCGCCGCCCGGAAATTCTGGACGCCGATCTTGCGCCCTTTCTGCTCGACGTGCTGGCCTGGGGCTCGCTGCCGCAGGAACTTCCGCTTCTCACTCCCGCGCCGGAAGCCTCGCTCGCGCAGGCCAGGCAGACGCTGGAGCTTCTGGGAGCCGTCCGGGAAAGCAACGGACGATCTGCGCTCTCTTCGCACGGCGAGGCGCTCGCGCGCATGCCCATGCATCCGCGCCTTGCGCACATGGCCCTGCTTGCGGGAGAGCATCTGCCGCTTGCCGCCGCCCTTGCCGCGCTTGTGGAAGAGCGCTCCTCCGGTTCCGGCTGCGACGTGCGCCCCCGCCTTGCGGAACTTCGCCGCTCCACCCGCCTGCGCCGCGCCGCCGAGCAGATTTATTCGCTCTCCGGCGGAAAGGGCGCGTTTCCCGCAAGCGACGTGTTCCGCGACGAAGAGAGCGCGGGAGCCATGCTTTCTCTGGCCTGGCCGGAGCGCATGGCTCAGCGCCGGGAACGCGGCAAGTTCCGGCTGGCCTCCGGCCGCGGCGCGGAACTTCCCCCGGAAGACGCCCTTGCCGACGCGCCTTTTCTTGCCGTGGCCGCCATGGACGGCGGCGCGCAGGGCACGGGGCGCATTCATCTGGCGGCTCCTCTGGACAAAAACACGCTGGAAGAGCTGCACGGCGACCTTCTCCGGGAAGAAGACGTCGTGCGCTGGGACGACCGAACCGAGACCGTGCTTGCGCGGCGCAGAACGCTGCTGGGCAGCCTTGTGCTGAGCGACGAGCCTTTGCGGGGCCGCGATCTGCCCGCGGACAAGGTACTTTCCGCCGTGACGCAGGCCGTGGCGGATCTCGGCCCGGCATGCCTTCCGTGGACGAAGGAACTGCGCGAATGGCAGGCACGCGTGCTTCTCATGCGCCGCATGGACGGCGAACAATGGCCCGACGTGAGCGACGAGGCGCTCATGACCGCGCTCAAGTCGTCGCCGCTCGACAACTGGCTGAGTCCGTGGCTTTCCGGCGTCACGAGGCGCGCGCAGTTTTCCTCCATTGATCTGGCCGGAGCCCTGCATGCGCTGCTGCCCTTTGCCGAAGCGAGGCGTCTCGAGCGCGAAGCGCCGGAACACCTTCGCGTGCCGTCAGGTTCTCTTGTGCGCATCGACTATCTTCCCGAAGGCGGCCCCGTGCTGGCCGTGAAGCTGCAGGAAATGTTCGGACAGCAGGACACGCCCGCCGTGTGCGGCGGCAGATGCCCCCTCACCGTGCATCTGCTTTCTCCCGCGGGACGCCCGCTTCAGGTCACGCGCGATCTGGCCGGATTCTGGCGCGGAGCCTACGCCGCCGTGCGCGCGGAAATGCGGGGCCGCTACCCGAAGCATCCCTGGCCGGAAGATCCGCTTGCCGCGATTCCCACCAAAAAGACCAAGAAGGCTCTGGAGAGAGGTTAG
- a CDS encoding carbon starvation protein A, with protein sequence MSSVVILIGGFACLIAGYVFYGSWLSKQWGVDENRPTPAITMQDGVDYVPAKTPVLFGHHFSSIAGAGPINGPIQAAFFGWLPCLLWIIIGGIFFGAVHDYGALFASIRHKGESIGEVISQNIGVRAKRLFIVFAYLALLLVIAAFASIVASTFNGFAPDGSHIEANGSTATISLLFILMAVVFGFCVYRKNMSLSFCTVVGIIVLIACIVIGLKCPIYLSGDTWMYIIGVYILVASVTPVWILLQPRDYLSSFLLYAMMIAAVIGVFAANPTLDLPAFVGFEVNGQYLFPVLFVTIACGAISGFHSLISSGTTSKQLNSEKNAKIIGYGAMLVECALAIVSLITIGYIYSKAGADAFKMPPTAVFARGISEMLAVVGFSSPEAQKTAYGLLILSVSAFCLTSLDTGTRLARYMFTEFWLNPGETPETVTGIRKLLCNKYLSTGFTVIVGIAFGMGGWSKVWPLFGASNQLLAGLALLAVAAWLKNAARNHKMFIFPMVFMILVTLTSLALTFKDKLLVIASGQGDLFAAYLQAGLAAILFILAIFLVREALPVLTGKKHAASK encoded by the coding sequence TTGAGTTCCGTTGTCATTCTCATCGGCGGATTCGCCTGCCTCATCGCAGGCTACGTCTTCTACGGCTCCTGGCTGTCCAAACAGTGGGGCGTGGATGAAAACAGACCTACTCCCGCCATCACCATGCAGGACGGCGTGGACTACGTTCCCGCCAAGACCCCCGTGCTCTTCGGCCATCATTTTTCATCCATCGCCGGCGCTGGCCCCATCAACGGCCCCATTCAGGCCGCCTTCTTCGGATGGCTCCCCTGCCTGCTGTGGATCATCATAGGCGGCATCTTCTTCGGCGCCGTGCATGACTACGGCGCGCTCTTCGCCTCCATCCGCCACAAGGGCGAATCCATAGGCGAAGTCATTTCGCAGAACATCGGCGTGCGCGCCAAACGTCTGTTCATCGTGTTCGCCTACCTTGCGCTGCTGCTCGTCATCGCCGCCTTCGCTTCCATCGTGGCCAGCACCTTCAACGGCTTCGCTCCCGACGGCTCCCACATCGAGGCCAACGGCTCCACCGCCACCATCTCCCTGCTGTTCATTCTCATGGCCGTGGTGTTCGGCTTCTGCGTATATCGCAAGAACATGTCCCTGTCCTTCTGCACCGTCGTCGGCATCATCGTTCTCATCGCCTGCATCGTCATCGGACTCAAGTGCCCCATCTACCTTTCCGGCGACACTTGGATGTACATCATCGGCGTGTACATTCTCGTGGCCTCCGTCACCCCCGTGTGGATTCTGCTTCAGCCCCGCGACTACCTGAGCTCGTTTCTGCTCTACGCCATGATGATCGCGGCCGTAATCGGCGTGTTCGCCGCCAATCCCACCCTCGATCTGCCCGCCTTCGTCGGCTTTGAAGTGAACGGTCAGTACCTCTTCCCCGTGCTCTTCGTCACCATCGCCTGCGGTGCCATTTCCGGCTTCCACTCCCTGATCTCCTCGGGCACGACATCCAAGCAGCTCAACAGCGAAAAGAACGCCAAGATCATCGGCTACGGCGCCATGCTCGTGGAGTGCGCCCTCGCCATCGTGTCCCTCATCACCATCGGCTACATCTACTCCAAGGCCGGCGCAGACGCCTTCAAGATGCCGCCTACCGCCGTGTTCGCCCGCGGCATTTCCGAAATGCTCGCCGTGGTCGGCTTCTCCAGCCCCGAAGCGCAGAAGACCGCCTACGGTCTGCTCATCCTTTCGGTGTCCGCCTTCTGTCTGACCTCCCTCGACACCGGCACCAGACTTGCCCGCTACATGTTCACCGAATTCTGGCTGAACCCCGGCGAAACGCCTGAAACCGTCACCGGCATCCGCAAGCTTCTGTGCAACAAGTACCTCTCCACCGGATTCACCGTCATCGTGGGCATCGCCTTCGGCATGGGCGGATGGTCCAAGGTGTGGCCGCTCTTCGGCGCATCCAACCAGCTGCTCGCCGGTCTGGCCCTGCTGGCCGTGGCCGCGTGGCTCAAGAACGCCGCCCGCAATCACAAGATGTTCATCTTCCCCATGGTGTTCATGATTCTTGTGACCCTGACCTCTCTCGCCCTCACCTTCAAGGATAAGCTCCTCGTCATCGCGTCCGGCCAGGGCGACCTCTTCGCCGCCTACCTGCAGGCCGGTCTTGCGGCCATTCTGTTCATTCTTGCCATCTTCCTCGTGCGCGAGGCTCTGCCCGTGCTCACCGGCAAGAAGCACGCCGCGTCCAAGTAG
- the pgm gene encoding phosphoglucomutase (alpha-D-glucose-1,6-bisphosphate-dependent) yields MALDPQAGKLPRPDQLTDIPALISSYYTYEPSADIPEQAVSFGTSGHRGSSLRTSFNEAHILAVTQAVCDVRKAEGVTGPLFLGKDPHALSEPAWRTALEVLAANGVVTMVQTGHGYTPTPAISHAILSWNRQSTATADGIVITPSHNPPQDGGFKYNPPHGGPADTTLTARIQDRANQLLEDGNKDVKRISLYKALRSGLVQDHDYVSCYVNDLCNVIDFPAIAASGLKLGVNPLGGASLTYWAPIAEKYGLSIENTNNQYDPTFRFMPLDHDGKIRMDCSSPYAMAELLKLKDRFDIAFACDPDSDRHGIVTPEGLMNPNHYLSVVVDFLIRDSKDGFRKAWRPDAVIGKTVVTSSMLNRVAEAHGRKVMEVPVGFKWFVPGLHSGTCCLGCEESAGASFLRADRLPWSTDKDGLILCLLAAEITAKTGKNPSVLYHELEEKFGAPVYRRIDSPMTPEMKTAFKTISPDDVTMTTLAGSPVKAVLTKAPGNNAPFGGLKVVTDDGWFAVRPSGTEPIYKLYMEDFKGEEHFQKMQEEAQNFLNGLAKS; encoded by the coding sequence ATGGCTCTTGATCCTCAGGCGGGCAAGCTGCCCCGCCCCGACCAGCTCACCGACATTCCCGCTCTCATTTCCTCCTACTACACCTATGAACCTTCCGCCGACATTCCCGAACAGGCCGTAAGCTTCGGTACGTCCGGGCATCGCGGCTCCTCCCTGCGCACCAGCTTCAACGAAGCCCACATCCTCGCGGTCACGCAGGCCGTGTGCGACGTGCGCAAGGCCGAAGGCGTCACCGGTCCGCTCTTCCTCGGCAAAGACCCCCACGCCCTTTCCGAACCCGCCTGGCGCACCGCGCTGGAAGTGCTCGCCGCCAACGGCGTGGTCACCATGGTCCAGACCGGCCACGGCTACACCCCCACTCCCGCCATCTCCCACGCCATCCTCAGCTGGAACCGGCAGTCCACCGCCACGGCGGACGGCATCGTCATCACGCCTTCCCACAATCCGCCTCAGGACGGCGGCTTCAAGTACAATCCCCCGCACGGCGGCCCGGCCGACACCACCCTCACCGCCCGCATTCAGGACCGCGCCAATCAGCTTCTTGAAGACGGCAACAAGGACGTCAAGCGCATCAGCCTCTACAAGGCGCTGCGTTCCGGCCTCGTGCAGGATCACGACTACGTTTCCTGCTATGTGAACGATCTTTGCAACGTCATCGACTTTCCCGCCATCGCCGCCTCCGGCCTCAAGCTGGGCGTGAATCCCCTGGGCGGCGCAAGCCTTACCTACTGGGCCCCAATCGCCGAAAAGTACGGACTGAGCATCGAAAACACCAACAATCAGTACGATCCCACCTTCCGCTTCATGCCCCTCGACCACGACGGCAAGATCCGCATGGACTGCTCTTCCCCCTACGCCATGGCCGAACTGCTCAAGCTCAAGGATCGTTTCGACATCGCCTTTGCCTGCGATCCCGACTCCGACCGTCACGGCATCGTCACGCCCGAAGGCCTCATGAATCCCAACCACTACCTCTCCGTGGTGGTGGACTTCCTCATCCGCGACAGCAAGGACGGCTTCCGCAAGGCCTGGCGTCCCGACGCCGTCATCGGCAAGACCGTGGTCACGAGCTCCATGCTCAACCGCGTGGCCGAAGCCCACGGCCGCAAGGTCATGGAAGTGCCCGTAGGCTTCAAGTGGTTCGTGCCCGGCCTGCATTCCGGCACCTGCTGCCTCGGCTGCGAAGAGAGCGCCGGAGCCTCCTTCCTGCGAGCCGACCGCCTGCCCTGGAGCACCGACAAGGACGGCCTCATTCTCTGCCTGCTGGCCGCGGAAATCACCGCCAAGACCGGAAAGAATCCTTCCGTGCTTTATCATGAACTCGAAGAAAAGTTCGGCGCGCCCGTGTATCGCCGCATCGACTCGCCCATGACGCCGGAAATGAAAACCGCCTTCAAGACCATCTCTCCCGACGACGTGACCATGACCACCCTGGCCGGCTCGCCGGTCAAGGCCGTGCTCACCAAAGCTCCGGGCAACAATGCGCCCTTCGGCGGCCTGAAGGTGGTCACCGACGACGGCTGGTTCGCCGTGCGTCCTTCCGGCACCGAACCCATCTACAAGCTGTACATGGAAGACTTCAAGGGCGAAGAACACTTCCAGAAGATGCAGGAAGAAGCGCAGAACTTCCTGAACGGTCTGGCCAAATCCTGA
- a CDS encoding SprT family zinc-dependent metalloprotease, producing the protein MLTLCRRRRSSRQKNARRILEERNVSLPDADISFLFQRDGCRTLRMTVRADGSVRVKAPALIPWEDVLAFVRSRLDWVREKRAFFAEHRGVTAPAREGSAALYLGRTFTLRPVPALRNARAHFRGKTLELPCLRPGLDGEARDRAVERAFLSWRLDAASLILSRRLSRLDQHARERLGDHAAAHSLTVRSLKRRWGSCSVQGDITLAAQLVEMPLPLIDYVICHELCHLRAMNHGPAFHALLRMLLPDAEEREKRIRIWGLEHPRT; encoded by the coding sequence ATGCTGACGCTCTGTCGCAGGAGGCGTTCTTCAAGACAGAAAAACGCCAGGCGCATTCTCGAAGAGCGGAACGTCTCTCTGCCCGACGCCGACATTTCCTTCCTCTTTCAGCGCGACGGCTGCCGTACCCTGCGCATGACGGTTCGCGCCGACGGCTCGGTGCGCGTCAAGGCTCCTGCGTTGATCCCCTGGGAAGACGTGCTCGCCTTCGTGCGCTCCCGCCTGGACTGGGTGCGGGAAAAGCGCGCGTTTTTTGCCGAGCATCGAGGCGTGACTGCTCCCGCGCGGGAAGGCTCCGCGGCGCTCTACCTCGGCAGAACGTTCACTCTGCGCCCGGTTCCCGCCCTGCGAAACGCCCGCGCACATTTTCGAGGGAAAACGCTGGAGCTGCCCTGCCTGCGCCCCGGTCTCGACGGCGAGGCCAGAGACCGCGCCGTGGAAAGAGCCTTCCTGAGCTGGAGACTCGACGCGGCTTCCCTGATCCTGAGCCGACGCCTGTCCCGCCTCGATCAGCACGCCCGCGAGAGGCTCGGCGACCACGCCGCCGCGCACTCGCTCACCGTACGCAGCCTCAAACGCCGATGGGGAAGCTGCTCGGTTCAGGGCGACATCACCCTTGCCGCGCAGCTTGTGGAAATGCCCCTGCCGCTCATCGACTACGTGATCTGTCACGAACTGTGCCACCTGCGAGCCATGAATCACGGCCCCGCCTTTCACGCGCTGCTCCGCATGCTGCTGCCCGACGCCGAAGAACGGGAAAAGCGCATCCGCATCTGGGGACTGGAGCATCCGCGAACGTAG
- a CDS encoding CBS domain-containing protein: protein MKTAADIMTKNPVTVTRDTTLRDAARLLLDGHFNGLPVVEDDQLIGILTQSDLISLDKKLETPGYFLLLGGAIPMQMPGKFSRELRRMAASTVGEVMSSDPHAITPETTVDEIATLMVEQRYYTLPVQENGRLVGVVGMEDLLKRLAAEE from the coding sequence ATGAAGACTGCCGCCGACATCATGACAAAGAACCCCGTTACCGTCACTCGCGACACCACCCTGCGCGACGCGGCCCGGCTTCTGCTCGACGGGCATTTCAACGGACTTCCCGTGGTGGAAGACGACCAGCTCATCGGCATACTCACGCAGTCCGACCTCATTTCTCTGGACAAGAAGCTCGAAACGCCGGGATATTTTCTGCTGCTCGGCGGCGCCATTCCCATGCAGATGCCGGGCAAGTTCTCCCGTGAGCTGCGCCGCATGGCTGCAAGCACGGTAGGCGAGGTCATGAGCTCCGATCCGCACGCCATCACGCCGGAAACCACGGTGGACGAAATCGCCACGCTCATGGTGGAACAGCGCTACTACACCCTGCCGGTTCAGGAAAACGGACGTCTCGTGGGCGTGGTCGGCATGGAGGATCTGCTCAAGCGACTCGCCGCCGAAGAATGA
- a CDS encoding carboxymuconolactone decarboxylase family protein: MNESKVRDACAAVSESRANLVRNNPDIAAMRARLERDAFSRQGALSTVKKHLVTLSALTALRAVSNVREKTEAALADGVSPVQIREAVYQCAPYVGFPATEDALREVDAAFSARGIALPLENQATVTDETRFQKGLDVQKGIFGNVIDAMHASAPEGQKAIMVDHLSAFCFGDIYTRSGLDVKTRELLTFSIISALGGCETQVKSHVQGNANVGNAKQELIDALEVCLPLMGFPRTLNALSCVNAVMPD; encoded by the coding sequence ATGAACGAAAGCAAAGTGCGCGACGCCTGCGCCGCCGTTTCCGAATCCAGAGCAAATCTTGTCCGCAACAATCCCGACATTGCCGCCATGCGCGCCCGTCTCGAACGCGACGCCTTTTCCCGTCAGGGCGCGCTTTCTACGGTCAAGAAGCATCTTGTGACGCTCTCCGCCCTCACGGCGCTGCGGGCCGTCAGCAACGTCAGAGAAAAAACGGAAGCCGCGCTTGCGGACGGCGTTTCCCCGGTGCAGATCCGCGAAGCCGTGTATCAGTGCGCGCCCTACGTCGGATTTCCCGCCACGGAAGACGCGCTGCGGGAAGTCGATGCGGCGTTTTCCGCGCGCGGCATCGCCCTGCCGCTGGAAAATCAGGCTACGGTCACGGATGAAACCCGCTTCCAGAAGGGACTCGACGTGCAGAAAGGCATTTTCGGCAACGTCATCGACGCCATGCACGCCTCCGCCCCCGAAGGCCAGAAGGCCATCATGGTGGATCATCTTTCCGCCTTCTGCTTCGGCGACATCTACACGCGCAGCGGCCTCGATGTGAAAACCCGCGAACTGCTGACCTTCTCCATCATCAGCGCCCTCGGCGGATGCGAAACGCAGGTCAAAAGTCACGTGCAGGGCAACGCGAACGTAGGCAACGCCAAGCAGGAACTCATCGACGCGCTGGAAGTGTGTCTGCCGCTCATGGGCTTTCCCCGCACGCTGAACGCGCTCTCCTGCGTCAACGCGGTCATGCCCGACTGA
- the groES gene encoding co-chaperone GroES yields MKPLNDRVLVKRLESEEKTAGGLFIPDAAKEKPSKGEVIACGPGKLNDKGERVAMEVKPGDIVLFAKYAGTEIKVNGADHIIMREEDILAILD; encoded by the coding sequence ATGAAACCCCTGAATGACCGTGTGCTCGTGAAACGCCTTGAATCCGAAGAAAAGACCGCTGGTGGTCTGTTCATCCCCGATGCCGCCAAGGAAAAGCCTTCCAAGGGCGAAGTCATTGCCTGCGGCCCCGGCAAGCTGAACGACAAGGGCGAACGCGTCGCCATGGAAGTGAAGCCCGGTGACATTGTGCTGTTTGCCAAGTACGCCGGTACTGAAATCAAGGTCAACGGCGCCGATCACATCATCATGCGCGAAGAAGATATCCTCGCCATTCTCGACTAA
- the groL gene encoding chaperonin GroEL (60 kDa chaperone family; promotes refolding of misfolded polypeptides especially under stressful conditions; forms two stacked rings of heptamers to form a barrel-shaped 14mer; ends can be capped by GroES; misfolded proteins enter the barrel where they are refolded when GroES binds): protein MSAKEILFDAKARERLALGVDKLANAVKVTLGPKGRNVLIEKAYGAPVITKDGVTVAKEIELEDKFENMGAQLVREVASKTNDAAGDGTTTATVLAQAIYHEGVKLVAAGRNPMPIKRGIDKAVAAITAELGNIAKPTRDQKEIAQVGTISANSDPTIGNIIAEAMSKVGKEGVITVEEAKGLETTLETVEGMQFDRGYLSPYFVTDAEKLVCDLENPFILLQEKKITGMKEMLPVLEQVAKMNRPLLIIAEDVEGEALATLVVNKLRGTLQVAAVKAPGFGDRRKAMLQDIAILTGGTVASEEMGVKLENFTLANLGTAKRVHIDKDNTTIVDGAGQSADIKARVAQIRAQISEATSDYDREKLQERLAKLVGGVAVIKVGAATETEMKEKKDRVEDALNATRAAVAEGIVPGGGTAYIRCLPALDDIEATEEEMAGVNIVRRAVEEPLRQIAANAGFEGSVVVEKVREGKDGFGFNAATGEYEDLLAAGIIDPKQVSRFALQHASSVAALLLTTECAIAELPKPEPAAPAAPGMGGGMGGMY from the coding sequence ATGTCTGCTAAAGAGATTCTTTTCGATGCCAAGGCCCGCGAACGTCTGGCCCTTGGCGTGGACAAACTTGCCAATGCTGTGAAGGTCACCCTCGGCCCCAAGGGTCGCAACGTTCTCATTGAAAAGGCCTACGGCGCTCCCGTCATCACCAAGGACGGCGTGACCGTGGCCAAGGAAATTGAACTGGAAGACAAGTTCGAGAACATGGGCGCTCAGCTCGTTCGCGAAGTGGCCTCCAAGACCAACGACGCCGCCGGCGACGGCACCACCACCGCCACCGTTCTGGCTCAGGCCATTTATCATGAAGGCGTGAAGCTCGTGGCCGCCGGCCGCAACCCCATGCCCATCAAGCGCGGCATCGACAAGGCCGTGGCCGCCATCACCGCTGAGCTCGGCAACATCGCCAAGCCCACCCGCGATCAGAAGGAAATCGCCCAGGTCGGCACCATTTCCGCCAACTCCGATCCCACCATCGGCAACATCATTGCCGAAGCCATGAGCAAGGTGGGCAAGGAAGGCGTCATCACCGTTGAAGAAGCCAAGGGCCTCGAAACCACTCTGGAAACCGTGGAAGGCATGCAGTTCGACCGCGGCTACCTGTCCCCCTATTTCGTGACCGACGCCGAAAAGCTGGTGTGCGATCTTGAGAACCCCTTCATCCTGCTGCAGGAAAAGAAGATCACCGGCATGAAGGAAATGCTGCCTGTTCTCGAACAGGTGGCCAAGATGAACCGTCCTCTGCTCATCATTGCTGAAGACGTGGAAGGCGAAGCCCTCGCCACCCTCGTGGTGAACAAGCTGCGCGGCACCCTGCAGGTGGCCGCCGTCAAGGCTCCCGGCTTCGGCGATCGCCGCAAGGCCATGCTCCAGGATATCGCCATTCTCACCGGCGGCACCGTTGCCTCCGAAGAAATGGGCGTCAAGCTCGAAAACTTCACCCTTGCCAACCTCGGCACCGCCAAGCGCGTCCACATCGACAAGGACAACACCACCATCGTTGACGGCGCCGGTCAGTCCGCCGACATCAAGGCCCGTGTTGCTCAGATCCGCGCCCAGATCTCCGAAGCCACTTCCGATTACGATCGCGAAAAGCTGCAGGAACGTCTGGCCAAGCTGGTCGGCGGCGTGGCTGTGATCAAGGTCGGTGCTGCCACCGAAACCGAAATGAAGGAAAAGAAGGACCGCGTTGAGGACGCCCTGAACGCCACCCGCGCCGCTGTTGCCGAAGGCATCGTGCCTGGCGGCGGCACTGCCTACATCCGCTGCCTGCCCGCTCTGGACGACATCGAAGCCACCGAAGAGGAAATGGCCGGCGTGAACATCGTTCGCCGCGCTGTGGAAGAACCTCTGCGCCAGATTGCCGCCAACGCCGGCTTTGAAGGCTCCGTGGTTGTGGAAAAGGTTCGCGAAGGCAAGGACGGCTTCGGCTTCAACGCCGCCACCGGCGAATATGAAGACCTTCTGGCCGCCGGCATCATTGATCCTAAGCAGGTTTCCCGCTTCGCTCTGCAGCATGCCTCTTCCGTGGCCGCTCTCCTGCTGACCACCGAATGCGCCATTGCTGAACTGCCCAAGCCTGAGCCTGCGGCTCCTGCTGCGCCCGGCATGGGCGGCGGCATGGGCGGCATGTACTAA
- a CDS encoding DUF1232 domain-containing protein, with protein sequence MMTEHDEERKVVEPELVTDEKYSRAYSEEAFHTKLLRFAGTIGKEGLRSALILYYTLQRKDLPGKTRAIILGALGYLILPADIVPDLIPVFGFTDDIGILAAALAAVAMYVDDTSKAKADAALARWLGAADKMLKKG encoded by the coding sequence ATGATGACGGAACATGATGAAGAGCGAAAAGTGGTGGAACCGGAACTGGTGACCGATGAGAAGTACAGCCGGGCCTATTCCGAGGAAGCGTTTCACACGAAGCTTCTGCGCTTTGCCGGAACCATAGGCAAGGAAGGGCTGCGTTCGGCGCTCATCCTTTACTACACGCTGCAGCGCAAGGATCTGCCGGGAAAGACTCGGGCCATCATTCTCGGCGCGCTGGGCTATCTGATTCTTCCGGCGGACATCGTGCCCGACCTGATTCCGGTGTTCGGCTTTACCGACGACATCGGCATTCTTGCGGCGGCGCTTGCGGCCGTGGCCATGTATGTGGACGACACGTCGAAAGCCAAGGCCGACGCGGCACTGGCGCGCTGGCTGGGCGCGGCGGACAAGATGCTTAAAAAAGGATAG
- the rplU gene encoding 50S ribosomal protein L21, producing MYAIVEVLGKQYRVQEGNKVVVDRMDAEKDSEVSLDRVLMIGGESTKIGTPVVDGAKVTIKVVDHILGDKVVVFKHKRRKAERRTQGHRQEYTVLTVTGIVA from the coding sequence ATGTACGCTATTGTTGAAGTGCTCGGCAAGCAGTACCGCGTTCAGGAAGGCAACAAGGTTGTTGTCGACCGCATGGACGCTGAAAAGGACAGCGAAGTGTCCCTCGACCGCGTGCTCATGATCGGCGGCGAAAGCACCAAGATCGGCACCCCCGTCGTGGACGGCGCCAAGGTGACCATCAAGGTCGTTGATCACATTCTCGGCGACAAGGTCGTGGTGTTCAAGCACAAGCGCCGCAAGGCCGAACGCCGCACTCAGGGTCATCGTCAGGAATACACCGTTCTTACTGTTACCGGTATCGTCGCCTAA